The Nitrosomonas communis genome has a segment encoding these proteins:
- a CDS encoding lipocalin-like domain-containing protein: MYKLVSFLILWLTSLGVPLAAPPVYTSVTPRALVFPEDFGAHENFRIEWWYVTGWLETSDQQPLGFQVTFFRPTTEHDEDNPSRFAPKRLIIGHAALTDPTVGKLLHVEKSARESFDLAYAKAGNSNVKLDDWYFIREADGHYRTYAKGADFTLELSLTPTQPLMLQDLDGFSRKGPKPEQVSYYYSEPHLQVSGTVTRDDRVLPVKGSAWLDHEWSSEYLDPNAEGWDWTGINLDDGSALMAFQIRGKDGKKAWAYAGLRDPSGRMTIFSPDEVSFLPVRTWRSPHTNAVYPVVMRIKTRDIEWKIEPLLDDQELDARQSTGAVYWEGAVTVTRDGQPAGRGYLELTGYDKALSI, translated from the coding sequence ATGTATAAGCTGGTATCGTTCCTTATTTTATGGTTGACGTCGCTGGGAGTGCCTCTGGCAGCCCCGCCGGTATATACCTCTGTGACGCCGCGAGCGCTGGTTTTTCCAGAGGATTTTGGTGCGCATGAAAATTTCCGCATTGAATGGTGGTATGTGACAGGCTGGTTGGAAACGTCCGATCAGCAGCCGCTGGGCTTCCAGGTTACTTTCTTCCGTCCGACCACTGAGCACGATGAGGATAATCCCAGCCGGTTTGCACCCAAACGGTTGATCATCGGTCATGCGGCGCTGACCGATCCAACGGTCGGTAAACTGTTGCATGTGGAGAAAAGCGCGCGTGAGAGCTTTGACTTGGCTTATGCCAAGGCTGGTAACAGCAATGTGAAACTGGATGACTGGTATTTTATTCGGGAAGCGGATGGCCATTACCGCACCTATGCTAAAGGGGCTGATTTTACGCTTGAGCTTTCATTGACGCCGACGCAACCACTGATGTTGCAGGATCTGGATGGCTTTTCCCGCAAAGGACCGAAACCTGAGCAGGTCAGTTATTATTACAGTGAACCGCATTTGCAAGTCAGCGGCACGGTCACGCGCGATGATCGGGTTTTACCCGTGAAAGGCAGCGCCTGGCTCGATCACGAATGGTCTTCGGAATATCTTGATCCGAACGCGGAGGGGTGGGACTGGACCGGCATCAATCTGGACGATGGTTCGGCGTTGATGGCTTTTCAGATCCGTGGCAAGGACGGCAAGAAAGCGTGGGCCTATGCCGGTTTGCGCGACCCTTCTGGCCGCATGACTATTTTTTCGCCGGATGAAGTCAGCTTCCTTCCCGTGCGCACCTGGCGCTCTCCCCATACCAACGCAGTCTATCCAGTCGTCATGCGCATCAAGACGAGGGATATTGAATGGAAGATCGAGCCGTTGCTGGATGATCAGGAACTCGATGCACGCCAATCGACGGGTGCGGTTTATTGGGAAGGGGCCGTCACCGTGACGCGTGATGGCCAGCCGGCAGGTCGCGGTTATCTGGAATTGACTGGCTATGATAAAGCGTTATCGATATAG